In Numidum massiliense, a single genomic region encodes these proteins:
- a CDS encoding phosphoribosyltransferase family protein: MGKQYYTLQVAGVTRELPIVAINERLAIASFVILGDTELVCAAAGQLVKQLPPVDVLVTAEAKGIPLAFEMSRLLHMDKYIVARKSIKPYMEAPFVDEVVSITTQKKQLLCLDGVDAAALRGKRVAIVDDVISTGESIQAIAALVERAGGHVAAKVAILAEGEAAQREDILFLEELPLFPA, translated from the coding sequence GTGGGCAAGCAGTATTATACGTTACAAGTCGCTGGGGTGACGCGGGAACTGCCGATCGTGGCCATTAATGAACGCCTCGCGATCGCAAGCTTCGTTATTTTAGGTGACACAGAACTCGTTTGTGCAGCGGCAGGACAACTCGTGAAACAACTTCCTCCAGTAGACGTTTTAGTGACAGCGGAAGCGAAGGGCATCCCGCTCGCGTTTGAAATGTCGCGCCTGCTACACATGGATAAATACATTGTCGCGCGTAAAAGTATCAAACCGTACATGGAGGCGCCTTTCGTCGACGAAGTCGTCTCGATTACGACGCAGAAGAAACAGCTGTTATGTTTGGACGGCGTGGACGCTGCCGCGTTGCGCGGTAAACGCGTCGCCATCGTCGACGACGTCATTAGTACCGGTGAGTCGATTCAAGCAATCGCCGCCCTCGTCGAGCGAGCGGGTGGCCACGTCGCAGCTAAGGTGGCGATTTTGGCCGAAGGCGAGGCAGCGCAGCGCGAGGATATTTTATTTTTAGAGGAATTGCCGTTATTTCCGGCATAA
- the mutY gene encoding A/G-specific adenine glycosylase, whose product MQSRQPGDRLDERLVREIQDNLLTWFAENGRDLPWRRDRNPYKVWVSEIMLQQTQVDSVIPYFNNFMEKFPTAHALAAAAEEEVIKAWEGLGYYSRARNLHSAVKEVVAEYGGNVPDDVEGISRLKGVGPYTAGAILSFAYGKAEPAVDGNVLRVIARLFCLPDDIARAATRTKFAALVRHLIPVDDAANFNEGLIELGALVCTPRNPACLHCPLREQCRARLRGVHEQLPRKKKRGKVESIALFCAVLSDGERVLLRRRPQNGLLAGMWEFPTWDSTERSLSVPGYDIDWNGPRGQVTHVFSHVKWEVTVVTGSVRSGTAHKRGGEGGASDVIDASDAGVADDVIGASDTGGADYVSYVGDVGDAGTTDRSSCDDAVHDASHSDGTAERILPPEYRFVALDALDDYAFPKVFHKVRELCEI is encoded by the coding sequence ATGCAGTCTAGACAGCCTGGCGATCGGTTAGACGAGCGTCTCGTGCGCGAGATTCAGGACAACTTACTCACGTGGTTTGCCGAGAATGGCCGCGATTTACCGTGGCGCCGCGATCGCAATCCGTACAAAGTATGGGTGTCGGAAATTATGTTGCAACAGACGCAAGTGGACAGTGTCATTCCTTACTTTAACAACTTTATGGAAAAGTTCCCGACGGCGCACGCTTTAGCTGCGGCAGCGGAAGAAGAGGTGATCAAGGCGTGGGAAGGTCTCGGCTACTATTCCCGCGCCCGCAATTTACATAGTGCCGTAAAAGAAGTCGTCGCCGAATACGGGGGGAACGTTCCCGACGACGTAGAGGGCATATCGCGACTAAAGGGAGTTGGCCCGTACACGGCGGGGGCGATTTTAAGTTTTGCCTACGGGAAGGCGGAGCCCGCGGTGGACGGAAATGTGCTGCGCGTCATCGCGCGGCTGTTTTGTTTGCCGGACGACATTGCGCGCGCGGCGACGCGCACAAAATTTGCGGCACTCGTCCGCCACCTCATTCCGGTAGACGATGCCGCGAACTTCAACGAAGGGCTGATCGAGTTGGGTGCGCTCGTCTGTACACCGCGTAACCCCGCTTGTTTGCACTGTCCGCTGCGCGAGCAGTGCCGCGCGCGTCTACGCGGTGTACACGAACAGTTACCGCGAAAAAAGAAGCGGGGCAAAGTCGAGAGCATCGCCCTTTTTTGTGCAGTTTTAAGTGATGGGGAGCGCGTGCTGTTACGTAGGCGGCCTCAGAACGGGCTCCTAGCGGGGATGTGGGAATTTCCGACTTGGGACAGTACGGAACGTTCGCTGTCCGTCCCCGGATACGACATTGATTGGAATGGGCCGCGTGGACAGGTGACACACGTGTTTAGCCACGTGAAATGGGAAGTGACGGTCGTAACAGGCTCGGTGCGATCAGGCACGGCGCATAAACGCGGTGGTGAAGGCGGGGCAAGTGATGTAATTGATGCGAGTGATGCAGGTGTTGCCGATGATGTGATTGGTGCAAGTGATACTGGTGGTGCCGACTATGTTAGCTATGTTGGTGATGTTGGTGATGCTGGCACGACGGATCGGAGCAGCTGTGACGATGCGGTTCATGATGCTTCGCATAGTGACGGTACTGCTGAAAGGATCCTGCCACCAGAGTACCGCTTTGTTGCCCTCGATGCGCTAGACGATTACGCGTTTCCGAAGGTGTTTCACAAGGTGCGCGAGTTGTGCGAGATCTAA
- a CDS encoding WD40 repeat domain-containing protein, producing MRYKSVTLVLLALLLSGCALFGGGSDEQLTTEADFSEINVLSFTDNRLIFEGKKRKKESLYIYDINKETLRRYPLSRKWEDDERREYIEGYGTVAVETDETNDRLVLTDGDGQTKQLFSLPSAHSLQFSVSPNKQWLAYWAGNGAHGELYIYDLQRQEQLVLASFSGEMPLEDVAWSPSGHYVMVRGSDVYQLSSKKKVLDFKGGRGYWSPARDELVAILKDQQAKPLPKNIKQTYGHSLVAYDLTVDEKESLYPEEAVQAAEDQKQDKENTVIFDDVVWDQSGRYFAFLTGVVNSDSVYYEKVHIMDPGGGFHHIENEQNLRPSSIADMVFSPGRQFFAYTANGLLKVLDISTQKTKVFDVYTYARTEGNPFISFSGGSTWVLGSRDVRRLSAGLEEKIVYESEDELMSFFVSNKADKMIVVKRNGDEYHLKLVPISEKEKKEGTDEAPNYP from the coding sequence ATGAGATATAAAAGCGTTACGTTAGTTTTATTAGCGCTGTTGTTGAGCGGGTGTGCGCTCTTTGGCGGCGGAAGCGATGAACAACTGACGACGGAAGCGGACTTTTCTGAAATAAATGTGCTCAGTTTTACGGACAATCGCCTCATTTTTGAAGGGAAAAAAAGGAAAAAGGAATCCCTTTATATTTATGACATTAACAAGGAAACATTAAGGCGTTACCCTCTTTCACGCAAGTGGGAGGACGACGAGCGACGCGAATATATTGAAGGTTACGGAACGGTTGCAGTTGAGACGGACGAAACGAACGACCGCCTCGTTTTGACCGACGGCGATGGACAGACGAAGCAGCTGTTTTCCTTGCCTAGCGCCCACTCGTTGCAGTTCTCTGTCTCGCCGAATAAGCAGTGGCTCGCGTATTGGGCTGGGAATGGTGCGCACGGCGAATTGTACATTTACGACTTACAGCGGCAGGAACAGCTCGTGCTGGCGAGTTTTTCTGGGGAGATGCCGCTCGAGGATGTCGCGTGGTCGCCGAGCGGACATTATGTCATGGTGCGCGGGTCGGACGTATATCAGCTTTCGAGTAAAAAGAAAGTGTTAGATTTTAAAGGCGGGAGAGGCTATTGGTCTCCGGCGCGCGATGAACTCGTCGCCATTTTAAAAGATCAACAAGCCAAACCGCTACCTAAAAATATAAAACAGACGTACGGTCATTCACTCGTGGCGTACGATTTGACAGTTGACGAGAAAGAAAGTTTGTATCCCGAGGAAGCGGTGCAAGCGGCGGAGGATCAGAAACAGGACAAGGAGAACACTGTTATTTTTGACGACGTCGTATGGGACCAAAGTGGACGTTATTTTGCTTTCCTAACTGGCGTTGTGAACAGCGACAGTGTCTACTATGAGAAAGTGCACATTATGGACCCGGGCGGGGGATTTCACCACATCGAAAACGAACAAAATTTGCGGCCATCGAGTATCGCGGACATGGTCTTTAGCCCGGGGCGGCAGTTTTTTGCTTACACGGCTAACGGTTTGTTAAAGGTGCTCGACATTTCGACGCAGAAAACGAAAGTGTTCGATGTGTACACGTACGCGCGAACAGAGGGGAATCCTTTTATTTCCTTCAGCGGCGGCAGCACCTGGGTACTCGGTAGTCGCGACGTGCGGCGCCTAAGTGCTGGCTTAGAAGAAAAAATTGTGTATGAATCTGAGGACGAGTTGATGAGCTTTTTTGTTTCAAACAAGGCAGACAAAATGATTGTCGTCAAACGCAACGGTGACGAATACCATTTAAAACTCGTGCCGATTTCCGAGAAGGAGAAAAAAGAGGGAACCGACGAGGCGCCGAATTATCCGTAA
- a CDS encoding mechanosensitive ion channel family protein has protein sequence MEEFVTSLQKYFMENEIVVKYVLPAIAPAVKIALIIVGSFLILRYSGAFVDRLFKLRSIDEKKSETLAKLLRSVIYYAVYFVAALTILINLGIDLMPLLAGAGIVGLAVGFGAQNLVRDIITGFFLIFEGQLHVGDFVEVNGTISGTVEEIGLRITKIREWNQRLHYISNGEISRITNYNREQMRPIVTVAVPFEADQEKVERVLEQTCRSVYDAHTPFFLEEPSIYGVTELATDGVHYTIIALTVPEQFWFIERELRKTIIDKFQTAGIEISYPRRVVYTPRTENGTTDEDAHYSAFTERQ, from the coding sequence ATGGAAGAATTTGTTACATCGTTACAAAAATATTTCATGGAAAATGAGATCGTCGTCAAATACGTCCTTCCCGCGATTGCGCCCGCTGTTAAAATCGCTCTTATCATCGTCGGCTCGTTCCTCATTTTGCGCTACAGCGGTGCATTCGTCGACCGGTTATTTAAACTGCGCAGCATTGACGAGAAAAAGTCGGAAACGTTGGCCAAACTCCTACGATCCGTCATTTATTACGCGGTCTACTTCGTAGCTGCCTTGACGATCTTAATCAATCTTGGAATCGACCTCATGCCGCTGTTAGCTGGCGCTGGCATCGTCGGCCTCGCTGTCGGCTTTGGCGCCCAAAACTTAGTACGCGACATCATAACCGGTTTTTTTCTCATCTTTGAAGGGCAACTACACGTCGGAGACTTCGTCGAAGTGAATGGGACAATTAGCGGCACCGTCGAGGAGATCGGCTTGCGCATTACGAAAATACGCGAATGGAACCAACGGTTACACTATATTTCCAACGGAGAAATCTCGCGCATCACGAACTATAACCGCGAGCAAATGCGTCCAATCGTCACTGTCGCCGTCCCGTTCGAAGCCGACCAAGAAAAAGTCGAACGCGTCTTAGAGCAAACTTGCCGCAGTGTCTACGATGCACACACGCCGTTCTTCCTCGAAGAGCCATCGATTTACGGTGTGACCGAGCTCGCGACGGACGGTGTGCATTACACGATTATCGCCTTAACGGTGCCGGAACAATTTTGGTTTATCGAGCGCGAATTGCGTAAGACGATCATCGATAAATTTCAAACAGCAGGTATAGAAATTTCGTATCCACGCCGAGTCGTTTATACACCGCGGACGGAAAACGGCACGACGGACGAGGACGCGCATTATTCAGCGTTCACAGAACGGCAGTAG
- the hemE gene encoding uroporphyrinogen decarboxylase, which yields MSRQSFNDTFLRACRKEPTDYVPVWYMRQAGRYQPEYRKIREQYSFFELNANPEVCAEVTRLPVEQLGVDAAILFADIMTPLQPIGVDVDIESGIGPVIANPVRSIGDVERLGELDPETHVPYIMESIKILREQLSVPLIGFAGAPFTLASYLIEGGPSKNYHRTKAFMYAEPKAWQALMDKLARLTVTYLNAQIDAGAQAIQVFDSWVGALNAQDYRTYIAPVMQRIFTALKPSGVPLIYFGVAAGHLLEEWNELPVDVVGLDWRTTISDARAREVDKVIQGNFDPSLLLAPWEMIEARAKAILDEGMAQPGYIFNLGHGLFPEVDVKTVQKLTSFVHNYTKKA from the coding sequence ATGAGTAGGCAATCGTTTAACGATACATTTTTGCGGGCGTGCCGCAAAGAACCGACAGACTACGTACCGGTGTGGTACATGCGGCAAGCTGGCCGCTACCAGCCAGAGTACCGCAAGATTCGCGAGCAATACTCTTTTTTTGAACTTAACGCCAATCCGGAAGTGTGCGCGGAAGTGACGCGGTTGCCCGTCGAACAATTAGGTGTCGATGCGGCCATTTTGTTCGCAGACATTATGACACCGCTTCAACCGATCGGCGTTGACGTCGACATCGAATCCGGCATCGGCCCCGTCATCGCCAACCCGGTGCGCAGCATCGGCGATGTCGAACGCCTCGGTGAACTCGACCCAGAAACGCACGTCCCGTACATTATGGAATCGATAAAAATATTACGCGAACAACTGAGTGTACCGCTCATCGGCTTTGCCGGCGCACCGTTTACGTTAGCGAGTTACTTAATCGAAGGCGGGCCGTCGAAAAACTATCATCGCACGAAAGCGTTCATGTACGCCGAGCCGAAAGCGTGGCAAGCGTTAATGGACAAGCTGGCGCGCCTTACGGTGACGTATTTGAACGCGCAAATTGACGCTGGAGCACAGGCGATCCAAGTGTTCGACTCGTGGGTAGGGGCGCTTAACGCGCAAGACTACCGCACGTACATCGCACCAGTTATGCAGCGTATTTTTACCGCACTTAAGCCGTCGGGCGTGCCGTTAATATATTTCGGGGTCGCTGCAGGCCACTTGTTGGAAGAGTGGAACGAACTGCCAGTCGACGTCGTCGGTCTCGATTGGCGCACGACAATTAGCGACGCGCGGGCGCGCGAAGTAGACAAAGTCATTCAAGGAAACTTCGATCCGTCCCTATTACTTGCGCCGTGGGAAATGATCGAGGCGCGGGCCAAAGCGATCCTCGACGAAGGGATGGCGCAGCCGGGGTACATTTTCAATCTCGGACACGGCTTGTTTCCTGAGGTCGACGTGAAAACTGTCCAAAAACTAACCTCTTTTGTACATAATTATACGAAGAAAGCGTAA
- the hemH gene encoding ferrochelatase, with product MATETIGLLVMAYGTPRRPEDIEPYYTHIRRGKRPPEEQLQDLKNRYEAIGGISPLARITEQQASALEQALNDRFPDKTFKSYLGLKHIDPFIEDAVSDMHRDGIEKAVSLVLAPHYSTFSVKSYNGRAHDIAQKLGGPTIASVESWYAEPKFIAYWADQLRETFSVIPKAEQEKTVVIFSAHSLPEKILQVGDPYAEQLEETARLIAEAAGIKQYAIGWQSEGNTPEKWLGPDVQDLTRELHVQKGYTSFVYCPVGFVADHLEVLYDNDVECRAVTDELGATYYRPAMPNASAAFIDCLADVVAKKLPLLE from the coding sequence ATGGCAACAGAAACAATCGGACTTCTCGTGATGGCTTACGGAACCCCGCGCCGTCCGGAAGATATTGAACCGTACTATACACATATTCGGCGCGGCAAACGGCCACCGGAAGAGCAACTGCAAGATTTAAAAAACCGCTACGAAGCGATCGGCGGTATCTCCCCGCTCGCCCGCATTACGGAACAACAAGCGAGTGCTTTAGAACAGGCGCTCAACGATCGTTTTCCGGACAAAACGTTTAAGAGCTACTTGGGGCTGAAGCATATCGACCCATTTATCGAAGATGCGGTGAGCGACATGCACCGCGACGGCATCGAAAAAGCAGTGAGCCTTGTCCTCGCGCCGCACTATTCGACGTTTAGCGTCAAATCGTACAACGGGCGCGCCCACGATATCGCCCAAAAACTTGGCGGACCGACGATCGCCTCTGTGGAAAGTTGGTATGCCGAACCAAAATTTATCGCTTACTGGGCGGACCAGTTGCGAGAGACGTTTTCTGTGATCCCTAAGGCTGAACAGGAAAAAACAGTCGTCATTTTCTCCGCCCACAGCTTGCCGGAAAAAATATTGCAAGTAGGCGACCCGTACGCCGAGCAACTTGAGGAAACAGCGCGCCTCATCGCCGAAGCTGCCGGAATTAAACAGTATGCGATCGGCTGGCAAAGCGAAGGCAATACACCTGAAAAATGGCTCGGACCAGATGTGCAAGATTTAACGCGGGAGCTACACGTGCAAAAAGGTTATACGTCGTTCGTGTACTGCCCCGTCGGTTTTGTCGCCGACCACTTAGAAGTGTTGTACGACAACGATGTCGAATGTCGCGCGGTGACAGACGAACTAGGCGCCACCTATTATCGGCCGGCGATGCCGAACGCAAGCGCCGCTTTTATCGACTGCCTCGCCGATGTCGTGGCGAAAAAGCTACCGCTGTTAGAGTAG